One Flavobacterium sp. 90 DNA segment encodes these proteins:
- a CDS encoding DUF6268 family outer membrane beta-barrel protein, with protein MKAQENFSVNMNLKTEPTDKIDFNESSIGVLFNTKINAKNQITNTLEYSSLKVNYELGSFNNVEDLDQFNKIQNTFEIKHEVSKTTKFELAITPSVNFQRNLDASDFLLFGSFDISQQLSSKTNIKLGVARTAIFGYAKFIPTLSINYQINEHSNALIGFPDSNISYSNNIRNKFSLTNSFNGSFYHLDTPNSSYENATKASLSQMTSAFEYERNVTKNWFLNFKAGYDFNKKYNLLDNDNHRIYDFNTGNGYILGIGIKYKQ; from the coding sequence ATGAAAGCACAGGAAAATTTTTCAGTAAATATGAATTTGAAAACAGAACCAACGGATAAAATTGATTTTAACGAAAGTAGTATTGGAGTTTTGTTCAACACAAAAATAAATGCCAAAAACCAAATAACAAATACATTAGAATATTCAAGTTTGAAAGTAAATTATGAATTAGGCAGCTTTAATAATGTTGAAGATCTGGATCAATTCAACAAAATTCAAAACACGTTTGAAATCAAACATGAAGTTTCAAAGACAACAAAATTTGAATTAGCCATTACACCTTCGGTAAATTTTCAGCGAAACTTAGATGCTTCTGATTTTTTACTTTTTGGAAGTTTTGATATTAGCCAGCAATTAAGTTCAAAGACAAATATTAAACTTGGAGTCGCGAGAACAGCCATTTTTGGTTATGCTAAATTCATTCCGACTTTATCGATAAACTATCAAATAAACGAGCATAGTAATGCATTGATTGGTTTTCCGGATTCGAATATTTCGTATTCAAATAACATTCGAAACAAATTCAGTTTAACGAATAGTTTTAACGGAAGTTTTTATCATTTAGACACTCCAAACAGCTCGTATGAAAATGCAACAAAAGCTAGTTTATCGCAAATGACTTCGGCTTTTGAGTACGAAAGAAATGTTACAAAAAACTGGTTTCTAAATTTTAAAGCCGGATATGACTTTAACAAAAAATATAACCTGCTCGATAATGATAATCACAGAATCTATGATTTCAACACTGGCAATGGGTATATTCTGGGTATTGGGATCAAATACAAACAATAA
- a CDS encoding DUF6089 family protein — protein sequence MKKIFNLLLCFFPFITLNAQINEIGVFLGGSNFVGDVGSTTYIAPEKLAFGVLYKWNKSPRHSYRFSYTQSSVIGNDYDSKETGRNKRGYSFENTIQELSAGLEFNFFDFNLHDYHPKVTPYIYSGLSYFRYDQLYRQVANPNITQSQRSGSFAIPIILGVKSNIDPHWVLGAEVGVRYTFTDDIDGSNPNTSNTNIKKFGNLNNNDWYVFSGITLTYTFGQKPCYCAY from the coding sequence ATGAAGAAAATTTTTAATTTATTGTTATGTTTTTTCCCCTTTATTACACTAAATGCTCAGATCAATGAGATTGGTGTATTTCTTGGCGGAAGTAACTTTGTTGGAGACGTAGGAAGTACAACCTATATTGCTCCCGAAAAACTGGCTTTTGGTGTTTTATACAAGTGGAACAAGAGTCCTCGCCATTCTTATCGCTTTTCTTACACACAGTCATCTGTTATTGGAAATGATTACGATTCAAAAGAAACAGGACGAAATAAAAGAGGCTATAGTTTTGAAAACACTATACAAGAGTTATCTGCCGGTTTAGAATTTAATTTTTTTGATTTTAATTTACATGATTATCATCCAAAAGTTACTCCTTATATATATTCAGGATTAAGTTACTTTAGGTATGATCAATTGTATCGACAAGTAGCCAATCCAAATATAACTCAATCCCAAAGATCCGGCTCATTTGCTATACCTATTATATTAGGTGTAAAATCGAATATAGATCCACATTGGGTTTTAGGTGCTGAAGTTGGAGTTCGCTACACTTTTACAGACGATATTGACGGAAGTAATCCTAATACAAGTAACACGAATATAAAGAAATTCGGGAATTTAAATAATAATGACTGGTATGTCTTTTCAGGTATCACTTTAACCTATACCTTTGGACAAAAACCTTGCTATTGCGCATACTAA
- a CDS encoding OmpH family outer membrane protein — translation MRKQFLFIFLALIVANTSQAQGKTTRIGYIDMEYILENVSDYKEAKAQLELKAQKWKQEIEAKKLNINTLKESLKAEKALLTKELIDERETEIKFLETEMLDYQQKQFGSDGNLMHQKMALAKPIQDQVFTAVQDIAEAKNYDFVFDKSSDLTMLFSNKRFDISDQVLRILNRTDKREQLTKKQLKDQEAKESKENALDESPALQDRQKVLDEKRAARDKLIEDRRLEQEAKKKEYDDRRKAIQAEREAKKNGTVSETAKTTEAAKTTDATGKTVTPAAATTGTETTPATPAVDKAAERQKLYEQRKKELEEKRKKILEEREAAKKAKEAETQKTNTTNN, via the coding sequence ATGAGAAAACAGTTTTTATTTATATTTTTAGCCTTGATTGTAGCTAATACAAGTCAGGCACAAGGAAAAACGACAAGGATTGGCTACATCGACATGGAATATATTTTGGAAAACGTTTCTGATTATAAAGAAGCGAAAGCCCAATTAGAGTTAAAAGCTCAAAAATGGAAACAAGAAATAGAAGCTAAGAAATTAAACATCAATACTCTTAAAGAAAGCCTTAAAGCCGAAAAAGCTTTACTTACTAAAGAGCTGATCGATGAAAGAGAAACTGAGATCAAATTTCTTGAAACCGAAATGTTGGATTATCAACAAAAACAATTTGGTTCTGATGGAAATTTAATGCACCAAAAAATGGCATTAGCAAAGCCTATACAAGATCAGGTTTTTACAGCTGTTCAAGATATTGCTGAAGCTAAAAATTATGATTTTGTATTTGATAAATCATCGGATTTGACAATGCTTTTTAGCAATAAAAGATTCGATATTAGCGATCAGGTTTTACGTATTTTAAACAGAACTGATAAACGTGAACAATTGACTAAAAAACAATTGAAAGATCAGGAAGCTAAAGAAAGTAAAGAAAATGCTCTTGATGAAAGCCCTGCATTGCAAGACAGACAAAAAGTATTAGACGAAAAGAGAGCTGCCAGAGATAAACTAATAGAAGACAGAAGATTAGAGCAGGAAGCTAAGAAAAAAGAATACGACGACAGAAGAAAAGCAATACAAGCTGAAAGAGAAGCTAAAAAGAATGGCACGGTTTCTGAAACAGCAAAAACAACTGAGGCTGCCAAAACAACAGATGCTACAGGAAAAACTGTAACACCGGCAGCGGCAACAACAGGAACTGAAACCACGCCAGCGACACCAGCAGTTGATAAAGCAGCAGAAAGACAAAAACTTTACGAACAGCGTAAAAAAGAATTAGAGGAAAAGAGAAAGAAAATCTTAGAGGAAAGAGAAGCGGCTAAAAAAGCAAAAGAGGCCGAAACACAGAAAACAAATACGACCAATAATTAA
- a CDS encoding DUF4270 family protein → MHKFILMFFFALSLISCGTDTDAGEFVVGSDYLALNNKVILVDTMTVEMSTINLDSLVTSTQSRILIGNYDDPLFGKIKSDSYFQLSTNTYALNNSGSDTEAVKYVFDSISMILKYDNYYFGDTTKVQTFDIHRLIQKVKPNTEDNNFYNNSKLNYSPESLGTISYKPRPIEKDSINIKMSSAFGAELFQKLKKREVTDFDTFTEYLKGFVLVPSSSNSSSIIGFSAATSKVRLYYSKYQADTEETPYILDFTILDKTKQFNAISSDKTGTLLQNLSVPTSKLSSSLTEHQGFIQSGTGVSCRIDFPNIKQFKHISDNGAIVAAELLLKPVNNSYSDKYPLADSLSVYVADNLNRISGTLLNSESKSVYGILNKKTDEFNENVGYTIPIGGFLQKEMLKQTDSRSCLILTLPALSKAVNRVVLGDQKHLNNKIQLKIYYISY, encoded by the coding sequence ATGCACAAGTTTATATTGATGTTCTTTTTTGCGTTATCGCTAATTTCGTGTGGTACAGATACAGATGCGGGTGAGTTTGTTGTAGGGTCAGATTATTTGGCATTGAATAATAAAGTTATTCTGGTAGATACAATGACTGTCGAGATGTCTACAATAAATTTAGATTCACTTGTAACTTCTACTCAAAGCCGAATTTTGATTGGAAATTATGATGATCCTCTCTTTGGAAAAATAAAGTCTGATAGTTATTTTCAATTATCAACTAACACATATGCCTTAAATAATAGTGGTTCAGATACAGAAGCCGTTAAATATGTTTTTGATTCTATTTCGATGATTCTAAAATATGATAACTATTATTTTGGAGACACCACAAAAGTGCAGACATTTGATATTCATCGTTTGATTCAGAAAGTTAAACCTAATACTGAGGATAATAATTTTTATAATAATTCAAAATTGAATTATAGTCCGGAAAGTCTTGGAACAATTTCGTATAAGCCACGACCAATCGAAAAAGATTCTATTAATATTAAAATGAGTAGTGCATTTGGTGCCGAACTTTTTCAGAAATTGAAGAAAAGGGAAGTCACAGATTTTGACACTTTCACAGAATATTTAAAAGGATTTGTTTTAGTGCCCTCATCTTCTAATTCTTCGAGTATAATAGGTTTTAGCGCAGCTACAAGTAAAGTCAGGTTGTATTATTCCAAATATCAGGCAGACACTGAAGAAACACCTTATATTTTAGATTTTACTATACTTGACAAAACAAAGCAATTCAATGCTATTTCGTCAGATAAAACAGGTACGTTGCTTCAGAATTTATCTGTTCCAACAAGCAAGCTGTCAAGTTCTTTAACCGAGCATCAGGGATTTATTCAATCCGGAACAGGAGTTTCTTGCAGAATCGATTTTCCCAATATAAAGCAGTTTAAACATATCTCAGATAATGGAGCAATTGTTGCCGCCGAATTGCTTTTAAAGCCAGTCAATAATTCCTATTCAGACAAATATCCTTTAGCCGATTCCTTAAGTGTTTATGTAGCCGATAATTTAAATAGAATTAGCGGCACTTTATTGAATTCTGAAAGTAAATCAGTATATGGAATTTTAAACAAAAAAACCGATGAGTTTAACGAAAATGTTGGTTATACAATTCCTATTGGAGGCTTTCTACAAAAAGAAATGCTCAAGCAGACTGATTCAAGATCTTGTTTGATTCTTACTTTACCTGCACTTTCTAAAGCAGTCAACAGAGTTGTTTTAGGAGACCAAAAACATTTGAATAATAAAATTCAATTGAAAATTTATTACATCTCTTATTAA
- a CDS encoding POTRA domain-containing protein, whose protein sequence is MRLLLVIKKENVDLEKPVNKLNNFLVLQKRVQIALTLLLLGSFSQIKAQDRVPFDQGKKYILAKVSVVGKISFNEQTVVTFSGLQKGQEITVPGEEISGAIKKLGKLGLFDEIAFYINKVENDSIYLDLNIVELPKLNEVKFVGIKKSKVEGLIKDNNLTKSKIVNENLITTTKNYIENKYKKDGFYNTKVTITTTPDTINGHQVNMLVRVDKGDKVKISSIDFIGNKQLTDSQLRGAMKDTKQKNVFRVLKASKFIPEKYKTDLEKVVSSYKEKGYRDARIIYDSVTYDKKKNMLAIKINVEEGNKYYFGNIKFLGNTVYSDQLLNRYLGIKKGETYNGVLLEKRIADKTKPDAEDITNLYQNNGYLFSNINAVEVKTVNDTIDFEIRVTEGPIAYFNKISVVGNDKTNDHVIYRELRTKPGEKYSKEQLVRTIREIGQLGFFDPEAIEPKFKNVDAGAGTVDIEYNVVEKGSSQVELQGGYGGGGFIGTLGLSFNNFSARKLFDKEAYKPLPMGDGQKVALRLQGSTYFQTYSLSFSEPWFGGKKPVQFSSSISYSKQFLNNYVTRSVDKSKSFNIFTIQVGLAKRLTVPDDYFVLSQSVSYQHYDLNNYNTGLFTFGNGASRNLAYTIGLSRSNKGVNPIFPTYGSEFSVSAKITPPYSLFNGIDYGDLANEKEYKSRWTGDSGYGADQKPLRNGDYIKATTAGTVSVGSDFASADTDQGKVDQKRYNWLEYYKIKFKADWYTKVYGKLVLRTLTEFGFLGAYDQARGVVPFERFYLGGDGMAQYSMDGRETIGLRGYKNSSLTPVNANGEQIGATIYNKFSLELRYPITLKSSASIYALTFLEAGSSYPTFKDYNPFDLYRSAGAGLRVFMPAFGLLGIDFGYGFDAAPGMPSNKPNGWETHFIIGQQF, encoded by the coding sequence ATGAGGCTATTATTAGTTATCAAAAAAGAGAACGTAGATTTGGAAAAACCAGTGAACAAATTAAATAATTTTTTAGTGTTACAAAAAAGAGTACAAATAGCCCTTACCCTACTTCTTTTGGGTAGTTTTTCACAAATAAAAGCACAAGATAGAGTTCCTTTTGATCAAGGAAAAAAATATATTCTTGCTAAAGTTTCTGTTGTTGGTAAAATAAGCTTCAATGAACAAACCGTAGTTACCTTTTCAGGCCTTCAAAAAGGGCAGGAAATAACCGTGCCTGGTGAAGAAATCAGTGGTGCTATTAAAAAATTAGGTAAACTTGGTCTTTTCGACGAGATTGCCTTCTATATAAATAAGGTAGAAAACGATAGTATTTATTTAGATTTAAATATCGTCGAACTGCCTAAACTAAATGAAGTTAAATTTGTTGGTATTAAGAAAAGTAAAGTCGAAGGATTAATTAAAGACAATAACTTAACCAAAAGTAAAATTGTTAACGAGAATTTGATTACTACCACTAAAAATTATATCGAAAACAAATACAAAAAAGACGGTTTTTATAATACCAAAGTTACGATTACCACTACTCCGGATACTATAAACGGACACCAGGTTAACATGCTCGTTCGGGTTGACAAAGGTGACAAAGTAAAAATAAGCAGCATTGATTTCATTGGAAATAAACAACTTACAGACTCACAGTTAAGAGGTGCAATGAAAGACACAAAGCAAAAAAATGTGTTTCGCGTTTTAAAAGCTTCCAAATTTATTCCTGAAAAATACAAAACCGACTTAGAAAAAGTCGTTTCTTCATATAAAGAAAAAGGATATCGTGATGCACGTATCATTTATGATTCTGTTACTTACGACAAGAAGAAGAATATGCTTGCCATCAAAATTAATGTAGAAGAAGGAAATAAATATTACTTCGGAAATATTAAGTTTTTAGGAAATACTGTTTACTCAGATCAATTATTAAATCGTTATTTAGGAATTAAAAAGGGTGAAACCTATAATGGTGTTTTACTTGAAAAAAGAATTGCTGATAAAACAAAACCTGATGCTGAAGATATCACAAACTTATACCAAAATAATGGGTATTTGTTTTCGAACATCAATGCAGTAGAGGTAAAAACAGTAAACGACACAATTGACTTTGAAATTAGAGTTACTGAAGGGCCTATTGCCTATTTCAACAAAATATCGGTTGTTGGAAACGACAAAACAAATGACCACGTAATTTACCGTGAGTTAAGAACTAAGCCAGGAGAAAAATATAGTAAAGAGCAATTAGTTAGAACTATTCGTGAGATTGGACAATTAGGATTCTTTGATCCTGAAGCAATCGAACCAAAATTCAAAAACGTAGATGCCGGAGCCGGAACTGTAGACATTGAATATAATGTTGTAGAAAAAGGATCTAGTCAGGTTGAGCTTCAAGGAGGTTACGGTGGTGGAGGTTTCATTGGTACATTAGGACTATCCTTTAACAACTTCTCTGCCCGAAAACTTTTTGACAAAGAAGCTTACAAGCCTTTACCAATGGGAGATGGACAAAAAGTAGCACTTCGTTTACAAGGAAGTACTTATTTCCAAACGTACAGTTTATCGTTTTCTGAGCCATGGTTTGGAGGAAAAAAACCAGTACAGTTTAGTTCATCTATTTCATATAGTAAACAATTTCTTAATAATTATGTCACCAGAAGTGTTGACAAAAGCAAAAGTTTTAATATTTTTACCATTCAAGTTGGTTTAGCAAAAAGATTAACAGTGCCGGATGATTATTTTGTATTGTCTCAATCTGTGAGTTACCAACACTATGATTTGAATAATTATAATACTGGTTTGTTTACTTTTGGTAATGGAGCGTCAAGAAACTTAGCATACACAATTGGTCTTTCGAGAAGTAATAAAGGGGTTAACCCAATATTCCCGACATACGGTTCTGAATTTAGTGTTTCTGCAAAAATTACGCCACCATACTCCTTATTTAATGGTATAGACTATGGAGATTTGGCAAATGAAAAAGAATATAAATCAAGATGGACTGGAGATTCAGGTTATGGTGCAGACCAAAAACCATTAAGAAACGGGGATTACATTAAGGCGACAACTGCTGGAACTGTAAGTGTTGGATCTGATTTTGCAAGCGCAGATACTGACCAGGGTAAAGTGGATCAGAAAAGATATAACTGGTTAGAATATTATAAAATTAAATTTAAAGCTGATTGGTATACTAAAGTATATGGTAAATTAGTTTTAAGAACATTAACTGAGTTTGGCTTCTTAGGAGCTTATGATCAGGCAAGAGGAGTTGTACCATTTGAACGCTTTTATTTAGGAGGAGACGGAATGGCACAATACTCAATGGATGGTAGAGAAACAATAGGATTAAGAGGGTACAAAAACAGCTCTTTGACTCCTGTAAATGCTAACGGAGAACAGATTGGAGCAACGATTTATAACAAATTCTCTTTAGAATTACGTTATCCAATTACATTAAAATCGTCAGCATCGATATATGCATTAACATTTTTAGAAGCTGGATCATCATATCCAACGTTTAAAGATTACAACCCATTTGATTTATACCGTTCAGCAGGTGCTGGTTTACGTGTATTTATGCCAGCATTTGGATTGTTAGGTATTGATTTCGGATACGGATTTGATGCTGCACCAGGAATGCCAAGTAATAAACCAAATGGTTGGGAGACACACTTTATCATAGGACAACAGTTCTAG
- a CDS encoding OmpH family outer membrane protein, translated as MKQIKTLLIAAILVLGASNTINAQAKVAHVDVSEIMSKMPAMLDAQNQLQKLSGTYDAEYKKMVDEYQVKIKKYEAEAATVTDAVNGDRSKEVQDMQKRIVDYRDNAQKELQQKETDIVKPLMEKVRASIQKVGKAKGFQYVLDGSTLLLADGPNITADVKKDLGF; from the coding sequence ATGAAACAAATCAAAACTTTACTAATTGCTGCCATTTTAGTTCTAGGAGCAAGTAACACAATTAACGCACAAGCTAAGGTAGCTCATGTTGATGTTAGCGAGATTATGTCGAAAATGCCTGCAATGCTAGATGCTCAAAACCAATTACAAAAATTAAGCGGTACATATGATGCAGAATACAAAAAAATGGTTGACGAATATCAAGTAAAAATCAAAAAGTACGAAGCTGAAGCTGCTACAGTAACTGATGCTGTAAACGGAGATCGTTCTAAAGAAGTTCAAGACATGCAAAAAAGAATTGTTGACTATAGAGACAATGCACAAAAAGAACTACAACAAAAAGAAACTGATATCGTAAAACCATTAATGGAAAAAGTAAGAGCTTCTATCCAAAAAGTTGGAAAAGCTAAAGGTTTCCAATATGTTCTTGACGGTTCTACTTTATTATTAGCTGATGGTCCAAACATTACTGCTGATGTTAAGAAAGACTTAGGATTCTAA
- the murI gene encoding glutamate racemase: protein MTNNNPIGVFDSGIGGTSIWNAIHDLLPNEKTIYLADSKNAPYGQRTKEEIVALSKKNVDFLLEQNCKIIVVACNTATTNAIRELRAEYDVPFIGIEPAIKPAANNSKTQVIGILATKGTLNSELFNKTAEMFQHTTIIEQVGHGLVQLIEDGNLNSPEMTQLLESYLQPMIDANIDYLVLGCSHYPYLIPQIKKILPEHIQIIDSGEAVARQTQNVLREKVGFTDTQNNDEPIFYVNSNPDVLKSILDYKYPVIEKDF, encoded by the coding sequence ATGACGAACAACAATCCTATAGGCGTTTTTGATTCCGGTATTGGAGGAACTTCCATCTGGAACGCCATTCACGATCTGCTTCCAAACGAAAAAACCATCTATTTAGCCGACAGCAAAAATGCTCCTTACGGTCAAAGAACCAAAGAAGAAATTGTTGCATTAAGCAAAAAAAATGTAGATTTTCTACTAGAACAAAATTGCAAAATTATTGTTGTTGCGTGTAATACTGCTACAACAAATGCTATTCGAGAACTCCGTGCTGAATATGATGTCCCGTTTATAGGAATTGAACCTGCAATAAAACCTGCAGCCAATAATTCAAAAACACAAGTAATTGGTATTCTTGCTACAAAAGGAACATTGAATAGTGAGTTATTTAATAAAACTGCTGAAATGTTTCAGCATACTACAATAATTGAGCAAGTTGGTCACGGACTCGTGCAACTTATTGAAGACGGAAATCTAAATTCTCCGGAAATGACTCAATTGTTAGAATCCTATTTACAACCTATGATTGACGCCAATATTGACTATCTGGTATTAGGCTGTAGTCATTATCCGTATTTGATTCCACAAATAAAAAAAATCCTTCCGGAACATATTCAAATTATAGATTCCGGAGAGGCTGTTGCAAGACAAACGCAAAATGTCTTACGTGAAAAAGTAGGTTTTACAGATACTCAAAATAACGACGAACCAATATTTTACGTTAATTCAAATCCTGATGTTTTAAAATCGATTTTAGATTATAAATATCCTGTAATCGAAAAAGATTTTTAG
- a CDS encoding aromatic hydrocarbon degradation protein, which yields MKNRIVYLSGAILMSLTSFAQSISSSPYSLYGVGSLYDSDFGSLPSIGSSGMALPSDTFINNLNPASLGYLPQNHFMFDIGGKAIATTYQSASRSEKRNNFQFSHIAFAFPVTKNSGFSAALRPYSSSAFKISNLKLPISDSQEFYYLTAAGSGGLNNFDFSYGYRFGKKLSLGVSAAVLFGSTTDDRSFLIANSITTLSKKTNYNGLRATFGAQYKIDSTLTIATTFKLPTQINASKVQSVQTITNNVATSIESNVASDLDNYYMPLEMGIGISKRFKNNLNMTLDYEKSLWNDTNQPELYGDFVNQDRFAMGFSYSRRKNVRKYWDSVQYSTGLNFDTGYLEIDGKRVNNAAISLGISLPIENTFSAVNISYSYGQKGRIADNLIKENYHKLSLNLSLDGIWFVKRKIE from the coding sequence ATGAAAAATAGAATAGTTTATTTAAGTGGCGCCATTTTAATGTCGTTGACTTCATTTGCTCAAAGTATTTCGAGTTCTCCTTATTCATTATATGGAGTTGGAAGTTTATACGATTCAGATTTTGGTTCGCTTCCCTCAATTGGATCCTCTGGTATGGCATTGCCTTCAGATACTTTTATTAATAATCTAAACCCGGCTTCATTGGGTTATTTGCCTCAAAATCATTTTATGTTTGATATAGGTGGCAAGGCTATTGCAACAACTTACCAGAGTGCTTCAAGAAGCGAAAAGCGAAATAATTTTCAATTCTCGCATATTGCTTTTGCATTTCCGGTGACTAAAAACTCCGGATTTAGTGCAGCACTGCGTCCTTATTCAAGTTCAGCATTTAAAATCTCTAACTTAAAATTGCCAATTTCAGACAGTCAGGAATTCTATTATTTAACCGCAGCTGGTTCTGGCGGATTAAATAATTTTGATTTTTCGTATGGATATCGATTCGGAAAAAAATTGTCACTCGGAGTATCTGCTGCCGTTTTATTTGGAAGTACTACCGATGACAGAAGTTTTTTAATCGCAAATTCAATTACAACACTCAGTAAAAAAACAAATTATAATGGTTTGCGAGCGACATTTGGAGCTCAGTATAAAATTGATTCAACGCTTACAATTGCTACAACTTTTAAGTTGCCAACTCAAATTAATGCCTCTAAAGTTCAATCAGTTCAAACAATTACAAATAATGTTGCAACCAGTATAGAATCGAATGTAGCATCAGATTTAGATAATTATTATATGCCTTTGGAGATGGGGATAGGTATTAGTAAACGATTTAAAAATAATCTAAACATGACGCTTGATTATGAAAAGAGTTTATGGAATGATACAAATCAGCCTGAATTATATGGAGATTTTGTGAACCAGGACAGATTTGCAATGGGTTTTAGTTATAGTCGCAGAAAAAATGTCAGGAAATATTGGGATAGCGTTCAATATTCAACAGGTTTGAATTTTGATACCGGTTATCTTGAAATCGACGGAAAAAGAGTCAATAATGCCGCAATCTCTCTTGGGATTTCGCTGCCCATCGAAAACACTTTTTCCGCAGTTAATATTTCTTATTCCTATGGACAAAAAGGAAGAATCGCAGATAATCTAATTAAAGAAAATTACCATAAGTTATCCCTGAATTTATCTTTGGACGGAATTTGGTTCGTCAAGCGAAAAATAGAGTAG
- a CDS encoding isoprenyl transferase, which produces MNLLDSIDQTNLPKHLAIIMDGNGRWAKQQGFLRAFGHENGTKSVKKTITTCAKLGIEYLTLYAFSTENWNRPKLEVEALMKILINSLKKELVTLQENNIKLNAIGNLEKLPKSAQKELLDVIDKTKNNTRLTLTLALSYGSREELVNAVRIISDKVKNNIISIDTIDDSIINEHLYTQNLPDVDLLIRTSGEHRISNFLLWQIAYAELYFTNVLWPDFKDQDLYEAIISYQKRERRFGKTSEQIK; this is translated from the coding sequence ATGAACTTACTAGACTCTATAGATCAAACCAACTTACCCAAACATTTGGCCATTATTATGGACGGAAATGGTCGTTGGGCTAAACAGCAAGGCTTCTTAAGAGCTTTTGGCCACGAAAACGGAACTAAATCTGTCAAAAAAACAATTACAACTTGCGCCAAACTAGGTATTGAGTATCTTACCTTATATGCTTTTTCTACAGAAAACTGGAATCGTCCAAAACTGGAGGTTGAAGCTTTAATGAAAATACTGATCAATTCCCTAAAAAAAGAGTTAGTTACTTTACAGGAAAACAACATAAAATTGAATGCAATTGGTAATCTTGAGAAATTACCAAAATCTGCTCAAAAAGAACTTCTTGATGTAATTGATAAAACCAAAAACAATACGCGTCTCACGCTAACACTGGCTTTAAGTTACGGATCAAGAGAAGAATTGGTAAATGCCGTTAGAATCATCAGTGATAAAGTTAAAAATAATATAATTTCAATAGACACTATTGACGATTCAATTATAAATGAGCATCTTTACACGCAAAATTTACCTGACGTAGATTTATTAATACGAACAAGTGGAGAACATAGAATAAGTAATTTTTTGCTATGGCAAATAGCCTATGCAGAATTATATTTTACTAATGTCTTGTGGCCAGACTTTAAAGATCAAGATTTATATGAGGCTATTATTAGTTATCAAAAAAGAGAACGTAGATTTGGAAAAACCAGTGAACAAATTAAATAA